One Desulfobulbus propionicus DSM 2032 DNA segment encodes these proteins:
- the cobT gene encoding nicotinate-nucleotide--dimethylbenzimidazole phosphoribosyltransferase, whose amino-acid sequence MHLLQKTLEAIKPIDRAVMAAAQREIDYCLKPPGSLGKLEDIARQIAGITGKVHNSIGKKAIVVMMADNGVYSEGVAMYPQDITRIGADFVTSGRMGVNFLANYAKADIIAVDIGIQVDVDLPKVLNRKIRYGTANFLKEPAMTREEAIRAVEVGIEVTNAAIDQGYDLIGTGEIGIGNTTASSAVLYAFTGAPIDRVVGRGAGLTDEAFARKKAVVQEAVRLHRPDPDDALDVLSKVGSLDIAGMAGTYLACAARRVPVLTDGLISNVAALVAMRLKPETVEYMIPSHISFEPGAKLLKEITGLEPMIDMDMRLGEGTGCALVFSIVEAALRMIEEMGTFAVIGKTRDEIGDHIMAYRGKFPR is encoded by the coding sequence ATGCACCTGCTGCAAAAGACCTTGGAGGCCATCAAACCCATCGACCGCGCGGTCATGGCCGCCGCGCAACGGGAGATCGACTATTGCCTCAAACCGCCGGGCAGCCTGGGCAAGCTCGAAGACATCGCCCGCCAGATCGCCGGCATCACCGGCAAGGTGCACAATAGCATCGGCAAGAAGGCGATTGTGGTGATGATGGCCGACAACGGCGTCTATTCCGAGGGGGTCGCCATGTACCCCCAGGACATCACCCGCATCGGCGCCGACTTCGTCACCTCTGGCCGCATGGGGGTCAATTTTCTCGCCAACTACGCAAAAGCCGACATCATTGCCGTGGATATCGGCATTCAGGTCGATGTCGACCTCCCCAAGGTGCTCAACCGGAAGATCCGTTACGGCACGGCCAATTTCCTCAAGGAGCCGGCCATGACCCGGGAGGAGGCAATCCGTGCCGTCGAGGTGGGCATCGAGGTCACCAACGCGGCCATCGATCAGGGCTACGATCTGATCGGCACCGGCGAGATCGGCATCGGCAACACCACTGCCAGCAGCGCCGTGCTCTACGCCTTCACCGGTGCGCCCATCGACCGGGTGGTGGGGCGGGGCGCGGGCCTGACCGACGAGGCCTTTGCCCGCAAGAAGGCGGTGGTCCAGGAGGCGGTGCGGCTGCATCGGCCCGACCCGGACGATGCCCTGGATGTGCTGTCCAAGGTGGGCAGCCTCGATATCGCCGGCATGGCCGGCACCTACCTGGCCTGCGCCGCCCGGCGGGTGCCGGTGCTCACCGACGGATTGATCTCCAACGTGGCGGCGCTGGTGGCCATGCGCCTTAAGCCCGAGACGGTCGAGTACATGATCCCCTCGCACATCTCCTTTGAACCGGGGGCCAAACTGCTCAAGGAGATCACCGGCCTGGAACCGATGATCGACATGGACATGCGTCTGGGCGAGGGCACCGGCTGCGCCCTGGTGTTTTCCATCGTCGAGGCGGCGCTGCGCATGATCGAGGAAATGGGCACCTTTGCCGTCATAGGAAAAACACGCGATGAAATTGGGGACCACATCATGGCTTACCGGGGAAAATTTCCTCGATAA
- a CDS encoding PhoH family protein has product MATKYFVLDTNVLLHNSDAITCFADNTVVLPMTVIEELDKFKKNNDELGRNARGVIRSLDRLRGQGSLGKGVPTSDGGVVWITMEKEEDCGTCIDLNIPDNRIIATAYRLLREGKRVIFVSKDINARLKADALGIEVQDFEKEKADFDQLYTGCRRLTVSAAEVDRLYQSKELLVEGETFQPNEFVLLIDAANDKHTGVGRAVAVNRLKALNPVFDSASNLRPRSMEQRAALELLMDPEVSLVSLIGQAGTGKTLLALAAGMANTLKSSRYEKLLVSRPVIPLGRDIGYLPGTKDEKMQLWMQPIFDNLSYLMGLTNGGKQDAAAELGIKRLLKEDRIELEALTYIRGRSISRQYVIIDEAQNLTPHEVKTIISRAGEGTKMVLTGDPEQIDNPYLDASSNGLSYTVERLKGQEACGHITLTRSERSHLASLAAEYL; this is encoded by the coding sequence ATGGCCACCAAATATTTTGTCCTCGACACCAACGTGCTCCTGCACAACAGCGACGCCATCACCTGCTTTGCCGACAATACCGTGGTCCTGCCGATGACGGTGATCGAGGAGCTGGATAAATTCAAGAAGAACAACGACGAACTGGGCCGCAACGCCCGCGGCGTGATCCGCAGCCTCGACCGGCTGCGCGGCCAGGGCAGCCTGGGCAAGGGGGTGCCCACCAGCGACGGCGGCGTGGTGTGGATCACCATGGAAAAGGAGGAGGACTGCGGCACCTGCATTGACCTCAACATCCCGGACAACCGGATCATCGCCACCGCCTATCGGCTGCTGCGCGAGGGCAAGCGGGTGATTTTCGTGTCCAAGGACATCAATGCCCGCCTCAAGGCCGATGCCCTGGGCATCGAGGTGCAGGATTTTGAAAAGGAAAAGGCCGATTTCGACCAGCTGTACACCGGCTGCCGCAGGCTCACGGTATCGGCGGCCGAGGTGGACCGGCTGTATCAGAGCAAGGAACTGCTGGTGGAGGGAGAAACCTTCCAGCCCAACGAATTCGTGCTGCTGATCGACGCGGCCAACGACAAGCACACCGGCGTCGGCCGGGCCGTGGCCGTGAACCGGCTCAAGGCGCTCAATCCGGTGTTTGACAGTGCCTCCAACCTCCGCCCCCGGAGCATGGAACAACGTGCCGCCCTGGAACTGTTGATGGATCCGGAGGTATCGCTGGTCTCGCTGATCGGCCAGGCCGGCACCGGCAAGACCCTGCTGGCCTTGGCCGCCGGCATGGCCAACACCCTCAAATCCAGCCGTTATGAAAAACTGCTCGTGTCCCGGCCGGTGATCCCGCTTGGCCGCGACATCGGCTATCTGCCCGGCACCAAGGACGAAAAGATGCAGCTGTGGATGCAGCCGATCTTCGACAACCTCTCCTACCTGATGGGCCTGACCAACGGCGGCAAACAGGACGCGGCCGCCGAGCTGGGCATCAAGCGGCTGCTCAAGGAAGACCGGATCGAACTCGAAGCCTTGACCTATATTCGCGGCCGCTCGATCTCGCGCCAGTACGTGATCATCGACGAGGCCCAGAACCTGACCCCGCACGAGGTCAAAACCATCATCAGCCGGGCGGGCGAGGGGACCAAGATGGTGCTCACCGGCGACCCCGAGCAGATCGACAACCCGTATCTGGACGCCAGCAGCAACGGCCTGAGCTACACGGTGGAACGGCTCAAGGGCCAGGAAGCCTGCGGCCATATCACCCTGACCCGCTCCGAGCGCAGCCATCTGGCCTCGCTGGCGGCGGAATATCTGTAA
- the rsmB gene encoding 16S rRNA (cytosine(967)-C(5))-methyltransferase RsmB → MTVLPASPRAVAVEVLCLWATTHNSIDPLFQTAIEQLPDIDRGLVKTLIYGVLRQKEYLDHILRTFAKHPLRKMKPRTLMTLRIGVYQLLFLSRIPESAAVNATVNTLKAASQPAWLIGFVNGILRAVARQRTQLPTPEQMTQAEPPILNHPIWLVDRWRAEFGEATARAICACNNIEPPLTLRVNRRQTSRPLLKALLEKSGIMARNGFFSPVALIIDTFPGAVAALPGYQQGHFQVQDEAAQLASLLTGPLPARCRILDGCAGLGGKTSHLAEMLPSDGAIVAVEPDSRRYRLLRDNLRRLGHNAQALPVRADLRAYAATRPQPFDAILIDAPCSGTGVIRRQPDIRWNRQPEDLTPYQQTQVHLLEIAATLLKPGGVLVYATCSLEPEENRETVRLFIERCPCFALEHAAAFLPENARRLVNAAGFFQPNPADGMDGFFAARLIHRP, encoded by the coding sequence ATGACCGTCCTCCCAGCCTCCCCCCGTGCCGTTGCCGTCGAGGTGCTCTGCCTGTGGGCCACCACCCACAACTCCATTGACCCGCTTTTCCAGACGGCCATCGAACAGTTGCCCGACATCGATCGCGGCTTGGTCAAAACCTTGATCTATGGGGTGCTGCGGCAGAAAGAGTACCTTGACCATATCCTCCGCACCTTTGCCAAGCATCCACTGCGCAAGATGAAACCGCGCACCCTGATGACCTTGCGCATCGGCGTCTATCAACTGCTGTTTTTGAGCCGCATTCCCGAATCGGCGGCGGTCAACGCCACGGTCAACACCCTCAAGGCCGCCAGCCAACCCGCCTGGCTGATCGGTTTTGTCAACGGGATTCTCCGGGCGGTGGCCAGGCAGCGAACACAACTGCCCACCCCCGAACAAATGACCCAGGCCGAGCCGCCAATCCTCAACCATCCGATCTGGCTGGTGGACCGCTGGCGGGCCGAGTTCGGAGAGGCCACGGCGCGGGCGATCTGCGCCTGCAACAACATCGAGCCGCCGCTGACCCTGCGGGTCAATCGTCGACAGACAAGCCGCCCGCTGCTCAAGGCATTATTGGAAAAGAGCGGGATCATGGCACGCAACGGCTTTTTCAGTCCCGTGGCCCTGATCATCGATACCTTTCCCGGGGCGGTGGCCGCCCTGCCGGGATACCAACAGGGCCATTTCCAGGTGCAGGACGAGGCGGCGCAGTTGGCCAGCCTGCTGACCGGTCCCCTGCCCGCCCGCTGCCGCATCCTCGACGGCTGCGCCGGCCTGGGCGGCAAGACCTCGCACCTGGCCGAGATGCTGCCGTCGGACGGGGCGATCGTGGCCGTGGAACCGGACAGCCGGCGGTATCGGCTGCTGCGGGACAACTTGCGCCGTCTCGGCCACAACGCCCAGGCCCTGCCGGTACGCGCCGACCTCAGGGCGTATGCCGCCACCCGGCCCCAACCCTTTGACGCCATCCTCATCGACGCCCCTTGCTCGGGTACCGGGGTGATCCGCCGCCAGCCCGACATCCGCTGGAACCGTCAACCCGAGGACCTGACCCCATACCAGCAAACCCAGGTCCATCTGCTGGAAATCGCCGCCACCCTGCTCAAGCCCGGCGGCGTGCTCGTCTACGCCACCTGCTCGCTCGAGCCCGAGGAGAACCGGGAAACGGTACGGCTGTTCATCGAACGCTGTCCCTGTTTCGCGCTGGAACACGCAGCCGCTTTCCTGCCCGAAAACGCCCGGCGGCTGGTCAATGCCGCCGGTTTTTTTCAACCCAACCCCGCTGATGGGATGGACGGTTTTTTCGCCGCCCGCCTGATCCATCGGCCATAA
- a CDS encoding M24 family metallopeptidase: MDGDAGRDRLSRLRHTLRRRGIDALLVSQPDNRRYLSGYTAPDHGIQESAGFLLIPVAGSPLLLTDSRFTLQAEAEAPLFKVEMYRKGMLTLLEQLARKLDLRTLAFESDYFLHSVFLRLSALAKKRGLTLRPERGLVEQMRMIKDEHELDVLRQSTRLNETVFQSVYHTIEPGMTEREIALALELTMREMGAEGPSFDTIVAFGTNAARPHAVPTDRELRAGDLVLIDMGLVYRGYCSDMTRTFVAGKPDQTFIDRHRAVRQAMLAGIAAIRPGVTGAAVDRAARQVLIDAGYPVFGHGLGHGVGIAVHEEPRLSPRGTKQLRAGMVVTVEPGLYLADWGGIRLENMVIVTDQGCEVLNRDTTSLDL; this comes from the coding sequence ATGGATGGTGATGCCGGCCGCGACCGGCTCTCCCGCCTGCGGCACACCCTGCGGCGCAGGGGGATCGACGCCCTGCTGGTCTCCCAGCCGGACAACCGCCGCTACCTGAGCGGCTACACCGCCCCGGATCACGGCATTCAGGAGAGCGCGGGTTTCCTGCTCATCCCCGTGGCGGGGAGCCCCCTGCTGCTGACCGACTCGCGCTTCACCCTCCAGGCCGAGGCCGAGGCGCCGCTGTTCAAGGTGGAGATGTACCGCAAGGGAATGCTCACGCTGCTGGAGCAGTTGGCGCGCAAACTGGATCTGCGCACCCTGGCCTTTGAGAGCGACTACTTTCTCCATTCCGTCTTCCTCCGCCTTTCGGCCCTGGCCAAGAAACGGGGGCTGACCCTGCGGCCTGAACGAGGCCTGGTCGAGCAAATGCGGATGATCAAGGACGAGCACGAACTGGACGTGCTCCGCCAGTCCACCCGCCTCAACGAGACAGTCTTCCAGTCGGTCTACCACACCATCGAACCGGGGATGACCGAACGGGAGATTGCCCTGGCCCTGGAGCTGACCATGCGGGAGATGGGCGCGGAAGGACCGAGCTTCGACACCATCGTCGCCTTCGGCACCAACGCCGCCCGACCGCACGCCGTGCCCACGGACCGCGAGCTGCGGGCGGGCGACCTGGTGCTGATCGACATGGGCTTGGTGTACCGGGGCTACTGTTCGGACATGACCCGCACCTTCGTCGCCGGCAAGCCGGACCAGACCTTCATCGACCGCCACCGGGCGGTACGGCAGGCCATGCTGGCCGGCATCGCCGCCATTCGTCCCGGAGTGACCGGGGCGGCGGTCGACCGGGCCGCGCGCCAGGTGCTGATCGACGCCGGTTACCCGGTCTTTGGCCACGGCTTGGGCCATGGAGTGGGCATCGCGGTCCATGAGGAACCCCGTCTGTCGCCACGCGGCACCAAGCAGTTGCGCGCCGGCATGGTGGTCACGGTCGAACCCGGCCTCTACCTGGCCGACTGGGGCGGTATCCGCCTGGAAAACATGGTGATCGTCACCGACCAGGGGTGCGAGGTGCTCAACCGCGACACCACCAGCCTTGACCTGTAA
- the pyrF gene encoding orotidine-5'-phosphate decarboxylase produces MNATDIPLEERIIFALDVADPREALALVDQLSGSIRFFKVGLQLFFAGGWPVVEHIVRKGCKVMLDLKLYDIPATVQLAVRQFADRGITFTTVHGYGPVVEAALAADTGIQILAVTVLTSFGAEQVNELQFQGSVDDLVLRRAETVLGLGCHGVVCSAREAMLLRGQLGQDFVMVTPGIRPAGAALNDQQRVATPGRAIADGADYLVIGRPIRDAADPEACIRAIQHEIATALA; encoded by the coding sequence ATGAACGCCACCGACATTCCGCTGGAGGAACGCATCATCTTCGCCCTCGATGTGGCCGATCCACGCGAGGCCCTGGCCCTGGTGGACCAGCTCTCCGGTTCCATCCGTTTCTTCAAGGTCGGCCTGCAACTCTTCTTTGCCGGCGGTTGGCCGGTGGTCGAGCATATCGTCCGCAAGGGGTGCAAGGTGATGCTCGATCTCAAACTTTACGACATCCCGGCCACGGTGCAGTTGGCGGTGCGTCAGTTCGCCGATCGGGGCATCACCTTCACCACCGTGCACGGCTACGGCCCGGTGGTCGAGGCGGCTCTGGCCGCGGACACCGGTATCCAGATCCTGGCGGTGACCGTGCTCACCAGCTTCGGCGCCGAGCAGGTGAACGAACTGCAATTCCAGGGTTCGGTGGATGACCTGGTGCTGCGGCGGGCCGAGACCGTGCTCGGATTGGGTTGCCACGGGGTGGTCTGCTCGGCGCGTGAGGCGATGCTGTTGCGCGGCCAGCTGGGCCAGGACTTTGTCATGGTCACTCCCGGCATCCGCCCCGCCGGAGCCGCTCTGAACGACCAGCAGCGGGTGGCCACCCCGGGCCGGGCCATTGCCGATGGCGCCGACTACCTGGTCATCGGTCGGCCCATCCGCGACGCCGCCGATCCTGAGGCCTGCATCAGGGCCATCCAGCACGAAATCGCCACTGCCCTGGCCTGA
- the trhA gene encoding PAQR family membrane homeostasis protein TrhA, with product MRFPFFSIPGTIMAHIPSTSRYSKGEEIANSFTHGLGTVLAIGGLVVLIVFAALHGNAWHIVSCSIFGAALILLYLASTLYHAIQHPGVKPLLRILDHSAILVLIAGTYTPITLISLRGPWGWTLFGLIWGLAAVGIVIEATRLRRFRGWLIALYVIMGWAVVAAVKPMMDNVDRGGLWLLLAGGLAYTGGIAFYLWRRLPYNHAIWHLFVLAGSVLHYFAILLYVIPRA from the coding sequence ATGCGGTTTCCTTTTTTCTCCATCCCCGGCACGATCATGGCGCATATTCCCTCCACCTCCCGCTACAGCAAGGGCGAAGAAATCGCCAACAGTTTCACCCACGGCCTGGGCACGGTGCTCGCCATCGGCGGCCTGGTGGTGCTCATCGTTTTCGCGGCCCTTCACGGCAATGCCTGGCACATCGTCAGCTGTTCCATCTTCGGCGCGGCCCTGATTCTTCTCTACCTGGCCTCGACCCTGTATCACGCCATTCAGCACCCGGGCGTCAAGCCCCTCCTGCGAATACTCGATCATTCGGCCATTTTGGTGCTCATCGCCGGCACCTATACCCCGATCACCCTGATCAGTCTGCGCGGCCCATGGGGCTGGACCTTGTTTGGCCTCATCTGGGGGTTGGCGGCGGTGGGAATCGTGATCGAGGCAACGCGGCTGCGTCGCTTTCGCGGGTGGCTGATCGCGCTGTACGTGATCATGGGGTGGGCGGTGGTGGCCGCGGTCAAGCCGATGATGGACAACGTCGACCGGGGCGGATTGTGGCTGCTGCTGGCCGGCGGTTTGGCCTACACCGGCGGCATCGCCTTCTATCTCTGGCGTCGCCTACCGTACAACCATGCCATCTGGCATCTGTTTGTCCTGGCGGGCAGCGTTCTCCACTATTTCGCCATTCTGCTGTACGTGATTCCCCGGGCGTAG
- a CDS encoding nitroreductase family protein: MLIDLLRARRSIRRFTQQPVEPEKLDLLLEAALRSPSSKGNNPWEFIVVTDRDRLERLSVAKAHGATFLGGAPLAIVVCADPAKSDVWVEDASIAATLIHLEATDLGLGSCWVQIRLRQREDSISSQAYLSELFGLPEGMMVLAVVGIGYPVDKKSGHPRSSLCFNQVSYEQFGQRS, encoded by the coding sequence ATGCTGATCGATCTCTTACGCGCCCGCAGAAGCATCCGCCGCTTCACTCAGCAGCCGGTGGAACCGGAAAAACTCGATCTCCTCCTGGAGGCGGCCCTGCGCTCGCCCTCCTCCAAGGGCAACAACCCCTGGGAATTCATCGTGGTCACCGACCGTGATCGGCTGGAACGCCTATCGGTGGCCAAGGCCCACGGCGCCACCTTTCTCGGCGGCGCGCCGCTGGCGATCGTGGTTTGCGCCGATCCGGCCAAGAGCGACGTGTGGGTGGAGGATGCCTCGATTGCCGCCACCCTGATCCACCTTGAGGCCACCGATCTCGGTTTGGGCAGCTGCTGGGTGCAGATCCGGCTCCGCCAGCGCGAGGACAGCATCAGCTCCCAGGCCTATCTGAGCGAGCTGTTTGGCCTGCCCGAAGGCATGATGGTGCTGGCCGTTGTCGGTATCGGGTATCCGGTGGATAAGAAGAGCGGCCATCCCCGCTCCTCGCTCTGTTTCAATCAGGTGAGCTACGAGCAGTTCGGCCAACGAAGCTGA
- a CDS encoding DUF6657 family protein has product MAGIRSTMDLVMERAARMGMATPDEMRHEENLKKGMQLTADYLNGTKDSLTDVLAAQEPDQRESIRKGMLTALLRNLFLPRDEDGIKRIEQAVKGLIELNQGTPDIAALCRELQTIASQYGQHRQQLYEQLKEQMRMQIEQLLMRKGLKADGMKIDPTMEPQFKEQWSRLEADLDGQYGQALEQFKAQLKAWTGA; this is encoded by the coding sequence ATGGCTGGAATACGATCAACCATGGACCTGGTCATGGAACGGGCCGCCCGCATGGGCATGGCCACGCCGGACGAGATGCGCCACGAAGAAAACCTGAAAAAAGGCATGCAGCTGACCGCCGACTACCTGAACGGCACCAAGGATTCGCTCACCGATGTCCTGGCCGCGCAGGAGCCGGATCAGCGGGAATCGATCCGCAAAGGCATGCTGACCGCCCTGCTGCGCAACCTCTTTCTGCCCCGCGACGAGGATGGTATCAAACGAATCGAGCAGGCGGTCAAGGGTCTGATCGAGCTCAACCAGGGGACCCCCGACATTGCCGCCTTGTGCCGCGAATTGCAGACCATCGCCTCCCAATACGGCCAGCACCGCCAGCAGCTCTACGAGCAGCTCAAGGAACAGATGCGGATGCAGATCGAGCAGCTGTTGATGCGCAAGGGGCTGAAGGCCGACGGCATGAAAATCGACCCAACCATGGAGCCCCAATTCAAGGAGCAGTGGAGCCGGCTGGAGGCTGATCTGGACGGACAGTACGGGCAAGCCCTGGAGCAGTTCAAGGCCCAGCTCAAGGCCTGGACCGGAGCCTGA